From Pseudofrankia saprophytica, a single genomic window includes:
- a CDS encoding Gfo/Idh/MocA family protein, whose translation MPRIHLVSNLPGVSALGDHLRAAGLGPTSARSADALLVLIDRPLDSVEQELLDRARQSVPVLLAGPTVRALPSDSPLVEASGLIPGHTTPAHELRVTVGPNGAQVAARMGDFRPVDSWVVPDKIADDVERLLVVQHSLTEYPVCTWRPSTGLGMFTLGSTASTLADPAYHRLVGRWLRHTLGVHDAEPVGVGLLGAPGMPGAHHQSAVEATEGLNLVAVSGTGRAAGARSGEGQARSYDEPDGLIADADVRLVIIGTPNNTRAQWAARALEAGKDVVIPSPFALSTQEADDLALLAAARSSLLATYPERREDPAYQSLRAAVRSGAIGDVLSVEIAHGGYNRPSGGWRDDERASGGLIHDRAAGHLDWVLDLVDEPVEWVTATAQKRVWHHVTNADHARVLLRFASGAEAQVTVSDLLAVPTARLHVLGTTGSIFGDDPAMAALATGTPAETAPADTWSRAGGRHAGRNGDGAPYTPLSAGPLTVVSHDGTRTRLPLPAGPAHPFYRDLTDALLSGWPLTSYRVEAARRVVAVAEAATRSAGGGGVQIGPA comes from the coding sequence GTGCCGCGCATTCACCTGGTCTCCAACCTGCCTGGGGTGAGCGCCCTCGGTGACCACCTCCGGGCCGCCGGGCTCGGGCCTACCTCAGCCCGCTCCGCCGACGCCCTACTGGTCCTCATCGACCGGCCGCTGGACTCCGTCGAGCAGGAGCTTCTCGACCGTGCGCGGCAGTCGGTGCCGGTGCTGCTCGCGGGACCCACCGTGCGCGCGCTGCCGTCCGACAGCCCGCTGGTCGAGGCCTCCGGGCTGATTCCCGGCCACACGACGCCCGCGCACGAGCTGCGGGTGACGGTCGGCCCGAACGGCGCGCAGGTCGCCGCCCGGATGGGCGACTTCCGACCGGTCGACAGCTGGGTCGTCCCCGACAAGATCGCCGACGACGTCGAACGGCTGCTGGTCGTCCAGCACAGCCTGACCGAGTACCCGGTCTGCACCTGGCGGCCGTCCACCGGCCTGGGCATGTTCACCCTCGGCTCCACCGCGAGCACGCTCGCCGATCCCGCCTACCACCGGCTGGTCGGCCGCTGGCTGCGCCACACCCTCGGCGTCCACGACGCCGAGCCCGTCGGCGTAGGCCTGCTCGGCGCCCCGGGCATGCCGGGGGCCCACCACCAGTCGGCCGTCGAGGCCACCGAGGGCCTGAACCTGGTCGCGGTCAGCGGCACCGGCCGCGCCGCCGGCGCCCGGTCCGGCGAGGGTCAGGCACGCTCCTACGACGAGCCCGACGGCCTGATCGCCGACGCGGACGTCCGCCTCGTCATCATCGGCACCCCGAACAACACCCGCGCGCAGTGGGCCGCCCGAGCGCTGGAGGCCGGCAAGGACGTCGTCATCCCGTCCCCGTTCGCGCTGTCCACCCAGGAGGCCGACGACCTGGCGCTGCTCGCCGCCGCCCGCTCGTCGCTGCTCGCGACCTACCCGGAGCGTCGCGAGGACCCGGCCTACCAGAGCCTGCGCGCGGCCGTCCGCAGCGGCGCCATCGGCGACGTCCTGTCGGTCGAGATCGCCCACGGCGGGTACAACCGGCCTTCCGGCGGCTGGCGCGACGACGAGCGCGCCAGCGGCGGCCTCATTCACGACCGTGCCGCGGGGCACCTCGACTGGGTGCTCGACCTGGTGGACGAGCCGGTCGAGTGGGTCACGGCCACCGCCCAGAAGCGGGTCTGGCACCACGTCACCAATGCCGACCACGCCCGCGTCCTGCTGCGCTTCGCCAGCGGCGCCGAGGCACAGGTGACGGTCTCCGACCTGCTCGCGGTGCCCACCGCCCGGCTGCACGTGCTCGGCACCACCGGTTCGATATTCGGCGACGACCCGGCGATGGCCGCCCTCGCCACCGGCACCCCCGCCGAGACGGCGCCGGCGGACACATGGTCCCGGGCCGGCGGCCGGCACGCCGGCCGAAACGGCGACGGCGCCCCGTACACCCCGCTGTCGGCCGGACCGCTCACGGTGGTCTCCCACGACGGCACCAGAACCCGGCTGCCGCTTCCGGCCGGCCCCGCCCACCCGTTCTACCGCGACCTCACCGACGCGCTCCTGTCCGGCTGGCCGCTCACCTCCTACCGGGTGGAGGCCGCCCGCAGGGTCGTCGCCGTCGCCGAGGCCGCCACTCGCTCCGCGGGCGGCGGCGGCGTCCAGATCGGCCCGGCCTGA
- a CDS encoding lytic transglycosylase, with translation MPPRRPIALARAARLAHAQRPSSATVRGAGLLVTALAVALAGGAAAGGWGPYEVSPGDSLWSLAARHGTTVERIRTVNGLPDDELRAGELLYLPGSHSGAAETAQPRMAGGCASWSPAGACQPAPPPGGYVVQPGESLSVLAARAGLSVADLAARNGLGPDDGLRIGQILLVTPDPGQVGTPAITLSASTSAPVLPGASGDGVVPGVAAPAGPVPALSAIGQTQLVIRAEAARQGIDPTLALAIASVESGFDPTAVSRVGAVGVMQLMPRTARWLSTVLDRPVDQSNPADNIAGGVAFLRFLLAETSGDVPTTVGSYYQGLDSVRRYGFFPDTQEYVGKVIARRAHFTAAP, from the coding sequence ATGCCACCACGACGCCCGATTGCCCTGGCGCGCGCCGCCCGCCTCGCCCATGCCCAGCGGCCGAGCTCCGCCACGGTCCGAGGCGCCGGGTTACTGGTCACCGCGCTCGCCGTCGCGCTCGCCGGCGGCGCGGCCGCTGGCGGGTGGGGGCCCTATGAGGTCAGCCCCGGAGACTCGCTGTGGTCGCTGGCCGCCCGGCACGGGACCACCGTCGAGCGGATCAGGACCGTGAACGGCCTGCCCGACGACGAGCTACGGGCGGGAGAGCTGCTCTACCTCCCGGGTTCCCATTCCGGGGCGGCGGAGACGGCCCAGCCGCGGATGGCCGGGGGTTGTGCGTCCTGGTCGCCGGCGGGGGCGTGTCAGCCGGCCCCGCCACCGGGCGGGTATGTCGTCCAGCCGGGTGAGTCGCTGTCGGTGCTGGCGGCCCGGGCGGGCCTGAGCGTCGCCGATCTCGCGGCCCGCAACGGGCTCGGCCCCGACGACGGCCTGCGGATCGGCCAGATCCTGCTGGTCACGCCCGACCCGGGTCAGGTCGGCACGCCCGCCATCACCCTCTCGGCCAGCACCTCCGCGCCCGTCCTGCCCGGTGCGTCGGGTGATGGGGTCGTGCCGGGCGTCGCGGCACCGGCGGGCCCGGTGCCGGCCCTCTCCGCCATCGGCCAGACCCAGCTGGTGATCCGGGCGGAGGCGGCCCGCCAGGGGATCGACCCGACGCTCGCGCTGGCGATCGCCTCGGTCGAGAGCGGGTTCGACCCGACGGCCGTCAGCCGGGTCGGGGCGGTCGGTGTCATGCAGCTGATGCCGCGCACCGCGCGCTGGCTGAGCACCGTGCTCGACCGTCCGGTCGACCAGTCGAACCCGGCCGACAACATCGCGGGCGGGGTGGCGTTCCTGCGATTCCTGCTGGCAGAGACGTCGGGGGATGTTCCTACGACGGTCGGCAGTTATTACCAGGGCCTTGACTCGGTGCGACGGTACGGTTTCTTTCCGGACACCCAGGAGTATGTCGGTAAGGTGATCGCGAGGCGGGCGCACTTCACCGCAGCCCCCTAA
- a CDS encoding thiazole synthase, which produces MAAPGTASAGLTELEDEPLRIGGWAFTSRLMVGTGKFGSHALMRDSLVASGAEIVTVALRRVDLDRAGEGDVLDFVPPGVTLLPNTSGAVNAEEAHRLARLGRASTGSPLVKLEVTPDPRTLAPDPVETLRAAELLIADGFTVLPYCPADPVLARRLEEAGCATVMPLGSWIGSNRGLRTRDALEVIIEAAGVPVVVDAGLGVPSDAAEAMEIGASAVLVNTAIAVASNPVTMARAFALATVAGRLGYLAGRGAVSASTRAEASSPLTGFLGAQPGTLAP; this is translated from the coding sequence ATGGCAGCACCTGGAACGGCGTCGGCCGGGCTCACCGAGCTCGAGGACGAGCCGCTGCGGATCGGCGGATGGGCGTTCACCAGCCGGCTCATGGTGGGCACGGGGAAGTTCGGCAGTCACGCCCTGATGCGCGACAGCCTCGTCGCCAGCGGAGCCGAGATCGTGACGGTCGCGCTGCGCCGGGTGGACCTTGACCGGGCCGGCGAGGGCGACGTGCTCGACTTCGTCCCACCGGGGGTGACCCTGCTGCCGAACACCTCCGGCGCCGTCAACGCCGAGGAGGCGCACCGGCTCGCCCGGCTCGGCCGGGCCTCGACGGGCAGCCCGCTCGTCAAGCTGGAGGTCACTCCCGACCCGCGCACGCTCGCGCCGGACCCGGTGGAGACGCTGCGCGCCGCCGAACTGCTGATCGCCGACGGGTTCACCGTGCTGCCGTACTGCCCGGCCGACCCGGTGCTCGCCCGCCGGCTCGAGGAGGCGGGCTGCGCGACGGTCATGCCGCTCGGCAGCTGGATCGGCTCCAACCGCGGCCTGCGCACCCGCGACGCCCTCGAGGTGATCATCGAGGCGGCCGGCGTGCCGGTCGTCGTCGACGCCGGCCTGGGCGTTCCCTCCGACGCCGCGGAGGCGATGGAGATCGGCGCGTCCGCCGTCCTCGTCAACACCGCGATCGCGGTCGCGAGCAACCCGGTGACGATGGCGCGCGCGTTCGCCCTCGCGACCGTCGCCGGCCGGCTCGGCTACCTCGCCGGCCGCGGCGCCGTCAGCGCGTCGACGAGGGCCGAGGCGTCCTCTCCGCTGACCGGCTTCCTCGGCGCCCAGCCCGGGACCCTCGCCCCGTGA
- a CDS encoding NAD(P)/FAD-dependent oxidoreductase gives MEHVVVVGAGLAGGRTVVELREQGYTGRITLIGAEEHPPYDRPPLSKAVLTGRTDSTHLPYGLHDLDSVELLLGRQATGLEPGVVHTDAGPVEYDGLVIASGSAPIRLPGAPGQRVLRTIDDSLALREALRPGLRLVIVGAGWIGAEVATVAAKQGAEVTVVEGGGFPLAPLGAEVGGHAVHWYEEAGVTLRVDAMVDKIGEDGLLLVGGEFIPADEIVVGVGVRPDVGWLGGALALERGIVSDEHLLATWAPDVAGAAGAAPVVAVGDCAAWWSLRYGKRMHVEHWDSAQGAPAVAASTLLGLAAGQAVADLPVYNPVPYFWSEQFGRMVQFAGLPADDAHLVFRGDPTARREPDAKKAPGWTAGWFAPDGTLTALVTVARPIDMVAGRRLLAAAARPDQAQFADPAVPLKSFVAD, from the coding sequence ATGGAACACGTTGTGGTGGTGGGCGCCGGGCTGGCTGGCGGCCGGACCGTCGTCGAGCTGCGCGAGCAGGGGTACACCGGCCGGATCACGCTGATCGGGGCTGAGGAGCACCCGCCCTACGACCGTCCGCCACTGTCGAAGGCAGTGCTGACCGGCCGCACCGACAGCACCCACCTGCCCTACGGGCTGCACGACCTGGACAGCGTCGAGCTGCTGCTCGGCCGGCAGGCGACCGGCCTGGAACCCGGCGTGGTCCACACCGACGCGGGCCCCGTCGAGTACGACGGCCTGGTGATCGCCAGCGGCTCGGCGCCGATCCGGCTGCCCGGCGCGCCCGGCCAGCGGGTGCTGCGCACCATCGACGACTCGCTCGCGCTGCGCGAGGCGCTGCGTCCGGGGCTGCGGCTCGTCATCGTCGGTGCCGGCTGGATCGGCGCCGAGGTCGCGACCGTCGCCGCCAAGCAGGGCGCCGAGGTGACCGTCGTCGAAGGTGGCGGCTTCCCGCTCGCGCCGCTGGGCGCCGAGGTTGGCGGGCACGCCGTCCACTGGTACGAGGAAGCCGGTGTCACCCTGCGCGTCGACGCCATGGTCGACAAGATCGGCGAGGACGGGCTGCTGCTCGTGGGCGGCGAGTTCATCCCGGCCGACGAGATCGTCGTCGGCGTCGGCGTGCGCCCGGACGTCGGCTGGCTCGGCGGGGCGCTGGCCCTCGAGCGCGGGATCGTCAGCGACGAGCACCTGCTGGCCACCTGGGCCCCCGACGTCGCCGGCGCGGCGGGCGCCGCGCCGGTGGTCGCCGTCGGCGACTGCGCGGCCTGGTGGTCGCTGCGCTACGGCAAGCGGATGCACGTCGAGCACTGGGACAGCGCCCAGGGCGCGCCCGCCGTCGCGGCCAGCACCCTGCTCGGCCTCGCCGCCGGCCAGGCCGTCGCCGACCTGCCCGTCTACAACCCGGTGCCGTACTTCTGGTCGGAGCAGTTCGGCCGGATGGTGCAGTTCGCCGGCCTGCCGGCGGACGACGCCCATCTGGTGTTCCGCGGCGACCCGACCGCGCGCCGGGAGCCGGACGCCAAGAAGGCACCCGGCTGGACGGCCGGCTGGTTCGCCCCGGACGGCACGCTCACCGCGCTGGTGACGGTGGCGCGCCCGATCGACATGGTCGCCGGCCGCCGCCTGCTCGCCGCCGCGGCCCGCCCCGACCAGGCCCAGTTCGCCGACCCGGCCGTCCCCCTGAAGTCCTTCGTGGCTGACTGA
- a CDS encoding Stk1 family PASTA domain-containing Ser/Thr kinase, protein MDATVADPVIGRLLDGRYTAQERLAVGGMASVYIAHDNRLDRMVALKVMHPNLMHEPDFVARFHREARAVAKLNSPRVVQVMDQGAAQTPVGVLNYLVMELVRGRSLRQHLGTHGRLAPYEAIDIMEAIAEALAAAHLAGIIHRDIKPENILLGDDGQVKVADFGLARPISQPTAALTQGVVMGTVGYLAPEQVTHGVADYRSDVYAAGVVLFEMLTGQLPHTGATPMSVAYQSVHSEIPAPSTIAGGIEPELDHLVLRATARRPDERPSDGVALLDEVRRVVPLIADSGPAGPGSAGPAVPPYLADYPPSPAPAGRYTPTRVEHRPGEDELGGYLDTPAYSPEPAGRGGGHRAAPGGRGDAPGYGNQPTGHRGAGGFRPPAWAYAVLAVVVVLILLIVGIKAMVGGGGGTEVPLLTGLTKADAEAELRSDGLKWTYGSPVHSSTIPKDKVADYSPNGSTKVDPGDTVTIILSLGPEQISIPDLKGKSQADAQAELQSTNLGFAGLRQQPSDDVDKNKIIGTDPAAGTKVDPGTQVTLLVSSGPAARTVPDDLVGKSYDDAKAELEALGFTVQKDIDTSGAFDKDKVARTSPDPGQQVNPGGTITLFVSAVDGGGDGSGVMVTVPNLRGKSADQAQSILQEAGLQADFQNWFFGRKVKSTNPPAGTRVEQGTTIHVVLG, encoded by the coding sequence GTGGATGCCACGGTCGCGGACCCCGTCATCGGTCGCCTGCTGGACGGCCGGTACACCGCGCAGGAGCGGCTGGCCGTCGGCGGCATGGCGAGTGTCTACATCGCGCACGACAACCGGCTGGACCGGATGGTCGCCCTGAAGGTGATGCATCCGAACCTCATGCACGAGCCGGACTTCGTCGCACGGTTCCACCGGGAGGCCCGGGCAGTCGCCAAGCTGAACTCCCCGCGGGTCGTGCAGGTCATGGACCAGGGCGCGGCCCAGACGCCGGTCGGGGTCCTGAACTACCTGGTCATGGAGCTGGTACGCGGCAGGTCGTTGCGCCAGCACCTGGGCACACACGGGCGGCTCGCGCCCTACGAGGCCATAGACATCATGGAGGCCATCGCCGAGGCGCTGGCCGCCGCGCACCTGGCCGGCATCATTCACCGCGACATCAAGCCGGAGAACATCCTGCTAGGTGACGATGGCCAGGTGAAGGTCGCGGACTTCGGCCTCGCCCGCCCCATCAGCCAGCCGACGGCCGCGCTGACCCAGGGCGTGGTCATGGGGACCGTCGGGTATCTCGCGCCCGAGCAGGTCACCCACGGCGTCGCGGACTATCGCAGCGACGTGTACGCGGCCGGTGTCGTGCTGTTCGAGATGCTCACCGGCCAGCTGCCGCACACCGGCGCCACCCCGATGTCGGTCGCCTACCAGTCGGTCCACAGCGAGATCCCCGCACCGTCGACCATCGCGGGCGGCATCGAGCCCGAGCTCGACCACCTCGTGCTGCGGGCCACCGCCCGCCGGCCCGACGAGCGCCCGTCGGACGGCGTGGCGCTGCTCGACGAGGTACGCCGCGTGGTGCCCCTGATCGCCGACTCCGGCCCCGCCGGGCCAGGCTCGGCCGGGCCCGCGGTGCCTCCCTACCTGGCCGACTACCCGCCCAGTCCGGCGCCGGCGGGCCGTTACACGCCCACCCGGGTCGAGCACCGTCCCGGCGAGGACGAGCTCGGCGGCTACCTCGACACGCCGGCCTACTCTCCCGAGCCGGCCGGGCGCGGCGGCGGCCACCGCGCCGCCCCCGGCGGCCGAGGAGACGCGCCCGGCTACGGGAACCAGCCGACCGGCCACCGCGGCGCCGGGGGCTTCCGCCCGCCGGCGTGGGCGTACGCGGTGCTTGCCGTGGTGGTCGTGCTGATCCTCCTGATCGTCGGAATCAAGGCGATGGTGGGCGGCGGTGGCGGCACCGAGGTACCTCTGCTGACGGGGCTGACCAAGGCGGACGCCGAGGCCGAGCTGAGGTCCGACGGCCTGAAGTGGACCTACGGATCGCCCGTCCACAGCTCGACCATCCCCAAAGACAAGGTCGCCGACTACTCGCCCAACGGCAGCACCAAGGTCGACCCCGGCGACACCGTCACGATCATCCTGTCGCTCGGGCCCGAGCAGATCTCCATCCCCGACCTGAAGGGCAAGTCGCAGGCGGACGCGCAGGCCGAGCTCCAGTCGACGAACCTCGGGTTCGCCGGCCTGCGGCAACAGCCCAGCGACGACGTCGACAAGAACAAGATCATCGGGACTGACCCGGCGGCGGGCACCAAGGTCGATCCCGGCACCCAGGTCACCCTGCTGGTCAGCAGCGGCCCGGCCGCCCGGACCGTCCCCGACGACCTCGTCGGCAAGTCCTACGACGACGCGAAGGCCGAGTTGGAAGCGCTCGGGTTCACCGTCCAGAAGGACATCGACACCAGCGGCGCGTTCGACAAGGACAAGGTCGCGCGTACCTCACCGGACCCAGGTCAGCAGGTCAACCCAGGCGGCACCATCACGCTGTTCGTCTCGGCCGTCGACGGTGGCGGCGACGGCTCTGGCGTCATGGTCACGGTCCCGAACCTCAGAGGGAAGTCGGCCGACCAGGCGCAGTCGATCCTCCAGGAGGCCGGGCTCCAGGCCGACTTCCAGAACTGGTTCTTCGGGAGGAAGGTCAAGTCGACCAACCCACCCGCCGGCACCCGAGTCGAGCAGGGCACGACCATCCACGTCGTACTGGGCTGA
- the thiH gene encoding 2-iminoacetate synthase ThiH, translating to MSAPPGEFAKVLAGLDPPGIAAAGLRADDAAVTAVLATARAGGRLGLADLAVLLSPAATGRIEELARAARETTLRRFGRAVRLFAPLYVSNACLSSCTYCGFSKGLPVVRRTLSLDETEAEARLLAERGFRHLLLVSGEHRTEVSADYLVAVVERLSPLFPAISIETQTWSDDTYARLVAGGLVGAVHYQETYDRTRYREVHVAGWKRDFDRRLSSFERAGAAGVRRLGLGVLLGLAVDWRADVLALAAHASFLSRRFWRTEITAALPRIRPNAAGFPPVVVVGDAEFVQAHAALRLYEPDLDLSLSTREPAAMRDGLVRIAVTTMSAGSSTEPGGYGTPGSAQEQFSISDERPPDAVAAMLVEAGYDPVWKDAFPLVAT from the coding sequence GTGAGCGCCCCGCCGGGGGAGTTCGCGAAGGTCCTCGCCGGTCTCGACCCGCCGGGGATCGCCGCCGCCGGGCTGCGCGCCGACGACGCCGCGGTGACCGCCGTGCTCGCGACCGCGCGCGCCGGCGGCCGGCTCGGGCTCGCCGACCTCGCCGTCCTGCTCTCCCCGGCCGCGACCGGCCGGATCGAGGAGCTGGCCCGCGCCGCCCGCGAGACGACGCTGCGCCGCTTCGGACGCGCCGTGCGGCTGTTCGCCCCGCTGTACGTCTCGAACGCCTGCCTGTCGTCGTGCACGTACTGCGGCTTCTCCAAGGGGCTGCCGGTCGTGCGCCGGACGCTGTCCCTCGACGAGACCGAGGCCGAGGCGCGGCTGCTGGCCGAGCGCGGCTTCCGCCACCTGCTGCTGGTCTCCGGCGAGCACCGGACGGAGGTGTCCGCCGACTACCTCGTCGCCGTCGTCGAGCGGCTCTCCCCGCTGTTTCCAGCGATCTCGATCGAGACCCAGACCTGGTCGGACGACACCTACGCCCGGCTCGTCGCCGGCGGGCTGGTCGGGGCGGTCCACTATCAGGAGACCTACGACCGGACCCGGTACCGCGAGGTGCACGTCGCCGGGTGGAAGCGCGACTTCGACCGCCGGTTGTCCTCGTTCGAGCGGGCCGGCGCCGCCGGCGTGCGTCGCCTCGGCCTCGGCGTGCTGCTCGGCCTCGCCGTCGACTGGCGAGCGGACGTGCTCGCGCTCGCCGCGCACGCGTCGTTCCTGTCCCGCCGGTTCTGGCGCACGGAGATCACCGCGGCGCTGCCGCGGATCCGGCCGAACGCGGCCGGCTTCCCGCCGGTGGTCGTCGTCGGCGACGCCGAGTTCGTCCAGGCGCACGCCGCGCTGCGGCTCTACGAGCCCGACCTGGACCTGTCGCTGTCCACCCGCGAGCCCGCGGCGATGCGCGACGGCCTGGTCCGCATCGCGGTGACCACGATGAGCGCGGGCTCGTCCACCGAGCCGGGCGGCTACGGGACACCCGGCAGCGCGCAGGAACAGTTCTCGATCAGCGACGAGCGCCCCCCGGACGCCGTCGCGGCCATGCTCGTCGAGGCCGGCTACGACCCGGTCTGGAAGGACGCCTTCCCGCTGGTCGCAACCTGA